In one Chitinophaga sancti genomic region, the following are encoded:
- a CDS encoding response regulator, whose protein sequence is MKTILLIEDNDDIRENTAEILELANYKVLTAENGKTGVELALEHQPDLVVCDIMMPVLDGYGVLHLLQKNPDVQDTPFIFLTAKSERGDFRKGMEMGADDYITKPFSGTDLLNAVERRLKKAAVKKLELTSDMEGLQQLLTSATGTNTLQTLMEEGNTDRFKKKQLIYQEGNRPTSLYYIQKGRVKTYKVNNDGKELAANLYSAGDFLGYVALLEGSNYHENAEALDDCELTAIPREDFETLINNNREVAQQFIRLLAKNITEKEQQLLHIAYSSLRKKVAEALLFLKKKYHVAKDQPFSIDISRENLATIAGTATESMIRTLGDFRDEKLLEIKQGVITILNEQKLANLVN, encoded by the coding sequence ATGAAAACTATCTTACTCATAGAAGACAACGACGATATTCGCGAGAACACCGCCGAAATCCTTGAGCTGGCCAACTACAAAGTATTAACCGCTGAAAATGGTAAAACCGGCGTAGAACTGGCACTGGAGCATCAACCGGACCTGGTGGTATGTGATATCATGATGCCCGTACTGGATGGATACGGGGTACTGCACCTGCTGCAAAAGAACCCTGATGTTCAGGATACCCCCTTTATCTTCCTAACCGCCAAGAGTGAACGTGGCGATTTCCGTAAAGGGATGGAAATGGGAGCCGACGACTATATCACTAAGCCATTCAGTGGTACTGACCTGCTGAATGCCGTGGAGAGAAGGCTCAAAAAAGCCGCTGTAAAGAAATTGGAACTTACGTCAGATATGGAAGGACTACAACAGCTGTTGACGAGTGCAACCGGTACGAATACACTGCAAACCCTCATGGAAGAAGGTAACACCGACCGGTTCAAGAAAAAACAACTCATTTACCAGGAAGGTAACCGCCCAACCAGCCTTTATTACATACAGAAAGGCAGGGTAAAAACCTACAAAGTAAATAATGACGGTAAAGAACTGGCAGCCAACCTCTATAGCGCCGGCGACTTCCTGGGCTATGTAGCCCTCCTGGAAGGCAGTAACTATCACGAAAATGCAGAAGCACTGGACGATTGTGAACTGACCGCCATTCCAAGAGAAGACTTCGAAACACTCATCAACAATAACCGGGAAGTTGCCCAGCAATTTATTCGCCTGCTGGCTAAAAACATTACCGAAAAAGAACAGCAACTGCTCCACATCGCTTACAGCTCCCTGCGTAAGAAAGTGGCAGAAGCCCTCCTCTTCCTCAAAAAGAAATACCACGTGGCCAAGGATCAGCCATTCTCAATCGATATCTCCAGAGAAAATCTGGCTACTATCGCAGGAACAGCTACAGAATCCATGATCAGAACACTGGGGGATTTCAGAGATGAGAAATTACTGGAGATCAAACAAGGGGTAATCACAATCCTTAACGAACAAAAGCTGGCTAATCTAGTAAACTAA
- a CDS encoding MauE/DoxX family redox-associated membrane protein: MSTKRLIEIISALLIFLFVYTSISKLMDYTVFNRQLSQSPFITQYANIVSWALPLGELLIAGMLLGNKTRLAGLYCSFFLLCLFTFYLAAMLRYSPYIPCSCGGVLQHLSWQAHIIFNSAFIILTIIGVLLHVKKQS; the protein is encoded by the coding sequence ATGTCAACAAAACGACTAATCGAAATTATATCAGCATTGCTGATCTTCCTGTTTGTATATACCAGCATCAGCAAACTGATGGACTATACTGTATTTAACCGGCAACTCAGCCAATCCCCCTTTATCACTCAATACGCAAATATCGTCTCCTGGGCACTGCCCCTGGGAGAACTCCTCATAGCAGGTATGTTGTTGGGTAATAAAACACGTTTAGCAGGCCTTTACTGCTCTTTTTTCCTCCTTTGCCTATTTACCTTTTACCTGGCCGCAATGCTAAGGTATAGCCCCTATATACCCTGTTCCTGCGGAGGCGTGCTTCAGCACCTTTCCTGGCAGGCACATATTATATTTAATTCAGCATTTATCATTCTGACCATCATTGGGGTGCTATTGCATGTAAAAAAGCAAAGCTGA
- a CDS encoding PAS domain-containing sensor histidine kinase: protein MLYGNNLYKKEYDKELQRFEALFNFASIGILVTNRQGEIVLINDFALEQFGYQREELIGQTIERLLPMRFRPRHEEYRDGFSSQPQSRPMGIGMDLFALKKDGSEFSVEVSLSQYQHEEGSFVISYINNITERKKAEEKLEKMHNELEQKIAERTQQLTHALEQLEQSKQEVMIALNKEKELSELKSRFVSMASHEFRTPLSTILSSAFLVNQYINTEDQPKRSKHIQRIISSVTLLTEVLNDFLSVGKIEEGGVTVRSNTFDMQLHTTAIIQEMQDLVQEGQKIEYEHKGPSKVKLDPSLIKHILLNLLGNAIKFSGKHAVIRVNTLQKGHIIKLEVSDSGIGISEEDQQHLFERFFRGTNVSNIQGTGLGLHIVSKYAELMNGKITCKSELNKGTTFTVTFLQS from the coding sequence ATGCTCTACGGTAACAACCTGTATAAAAAGGAATACGATAAAGAACTACAACGCTTTGAAGCGCTGTTCAATTTTGCCAGCATTGGCATACTGGTGACCAATCGGCAGGGTGAGATCGTCCTGATTAACGATTTTGCCCTGGAACAATTTGGTTATCAAAGAGAAGAGCTCATTGGCCAGACCATTGAGCGCCTCCTCCCCATGCGATTCCGGCCAAGACACGAAGAATACCGCGACGGCTTCAGTAGCCAACCCCAAAGCCGCCCTATGGGTATCGGCATGGATCTTTTTGCACTAAAAAAAGATGGCTCTGAATTCTCAGTTGAAGTCAGTCTCAGTCAATACCAACATGAAGAAGGCTCTTTCGTCATCTCTTATATCAATAATATCACCGAAAGGAAAAAGGCGGAAGAGAAGCTCGAAAAAATGCATAACGAGCTGGAACAGAAGATCGCTGAACGTACCCAGCAACTCACCCATGCCCTGGAACAACTGGAACAGTCCAAGCAGGAGGTGATGATAGCACTGAACAAGGAAAAAGAACTGAGTGAGCTGAAAAGCCGCTTCGTTTCCATGGCATCCCACGAATTCAGAACACCACTGAGTACCATTCTTTCCTCAGCTTTCCTGGTTAATCAATACATTAATACCGAAGACCAACCTAAAAGAAGTAAACATATACAAAGAATCATCTCTTCCGTGACCCTGCTCACCGAAGTATTGAATGATTTCCTGTCTGTAGGCAAAATTGAAGAAGGAGGTGTCACCGTCAGAAGCAACACCTTCGATATGCAGCTACACACCACAGCAATAATCCAGGAAATGCAGGATCTTGTACAGGAAGGCCAGAAAATTGAATATGAACATAAAGGCCCTTCCAAGGTAAAATTAGATCCTTCGCTGATCAAACACATTTTGCTCAATTTATTGGGTAATGCGATCAAATTCTCCGGAAAACATGCGGTGATCCGCGTAAACACCCTTCAGAAAGGACATATTATCAAACTCGAAGTAAGCGATTCCGGTATAGGCATCTCCGAGGAGGACCAACAGCATTTGTTTGAGCGGTTTTTCAGGGGCACCAATGTCAGCAATATACAGGGTACGGGATTAGGGCTGCACATTGTAAGTAAATACGCAGAATTGATGAACGGAAAAATCACATGTAAGAGTGAATTAAATAAAGGTACTACCTTTACAGTGACCTTTCTGCAATCTTAA